A region of Paenibacillus thiaminolyticus DNA encodes the following proteins:
- the rpoD gene encoding RNA polymerase sigma factor RpoD, translating to MANDQHTGLETETALEHAKDQLIELGKKRGSLSYKEIAEKMATFDQDPEQMDEFYEQLSDLGIEVSEADDEIGARANDRDNDDSDDFHFDDDLSLPPGIKINDPVRMYLKEIGRVPLLSAEEEIELAKRIEQGDSEAKKRLTEANLRLVVSIAKRYVGRGMLFLDLIQEGNMGLIKAVEKFDHSKGYKFSTYATWWIRQAITRAIADQARTIRIPVHMVETINKLVRVSRQLLQELGREPTPEEIAAEMELSVEKVREIMKIAQEPVSLETPIGEEDDSHLGDFIEDQEALAPADAAAYELLKEQLEDVLDTLTEREENVLRLRFGLDDGRTRTLEEVGKVFGVTRERIRQIEAKALRKLRHPSRSKRLKDFLE from the coding sequence ATGGCGAATGATCAACATACTGGACTTGAAACGGAAACGGCGCTGGAACATGCGAAGGACCAGTTGATTGAACTCGGCAAAAAGCGAGGATCGCTCAGCTACAAAGAGATAGCCGAGAAAATGGCGACGTTCGACCAAGACCCGGAACAAATGGATGAGTTCTATGAGCAGCTCTCCGATCTGGGTATTGAAGTAAGTGAAGCCGATGATGAGATAGGCGCTCGTGCCAACGACCGCGATAACGATGATTCGGACGATTTTCATTTTGATGATGATCTGTCACTGCCGCCGGGCATCAAAATCAATGACCCGGTGCGGATGTACCTTAAAGAGATCGGCCGTGTTCCGCTCTTGTCGGCTGAAGAGGAAATTGAACTTGCGAAGCGGATTGAGCAGGGCGATTCGGAAGCGAAGAAGCGCTTGACCGAGGCCAATCTGCGGTTGGTCGTCAGTATTGCCAAGCGTTATGTCGGGCGGGGCATGCTGTTCCTTGATCTGATCCAAGAAGGAAATATGGGGCTTATCAAAGCGGTGGAGAAATTCGACCACAGCAAAGGATATAAATTCAGCACTTATGCGACCTGGTGGATTCGCCAAGCGATTACGCGGGCTATCGCCGATCAGGCGCGCACGATCCGGATTCCGGTCCATATGGTCGAGACGATCAACAAGCTCGTTCGCGTATCTCGTCAACTGCTTCAGGAGCTGGGACGCGAACCGACGCCGGAAGAGATTGCGGCCGAGATGGAACTGAGCGTAGAGAAGGTACGCGAGATAATGAAGATTGCACAGGAGCCCGTCTCCTTGGAGACGCCAATCGGCGAAGAGGACGACTCGCATCTGGGCGATTTCATCGAGGATCAGGAGGCGCTGGCTCCGGCGGACGCCGCCGCGTACGAGCTGCTGAAGGAGCAGTTGGAGGATGTGCTTGACACGCTGACCGAGCGTGAGGAGAACGTGCTGCGCCTGCGCTTCGGCCTGGACGACGGCCGGACGAGAACGCTGGAAGAAGTGGGCAAAGTATTTGGCGTTACGCGCGAGCGCATTCGTCAAATCGAGGCGAAGGCTCTCCGTAAGCTGCGTCACCCAAGCCGCAGCAAGCGGTTAAAAGATTTCTTAGAATAA
- a CDS encoding tRNA (adenine(22)-N(1))-methyltransferase → MNIKLSKRLQQIADWVPAGSRLADIGSDHALLPAYLAEQQRIEMAVAGEVNQGPYEAACRQIEGARLAHRVSVRRGDGLAVISPGEVDVISIAGMGGGLIVQILSADPGKLAGVTRLVLQPNVGEAHVRVWLRREGWNLLEEALLEEDGKLYEVLLAERAGSEEEAVQHDRRLYAPRELNAQVTLTEEWLVQLGPMLSAAPTPEFMKKWQLEVRKRARILRTMEQAATEEARQRRAMFADSLAQLEAILACMHTRKP, encoded by the coding sequence GTGAACATCAAACTGTCCAAGCGGCTGCAGCAGATCGCTGATTGGGTGCCGGCAGGCAGCCGTCTGGCCGATATCGGCTCGGATCATGCATTGCTGCCGGCCTATCTGGCGGAACAACAACGAATTGAGATGGCGGTGGCCGGCGAGGTGAATCAAGGACCTTATGAGGCAGCTTGCCGCCAGATTGAAGGCGCCCGGCTGGCTCATCGCGTAAGCGTGCGCCGGGGAGACGGCCTGGCCGTCATCTCGCCCGGCGAGGTCGATGTCATATCGATCGCAGGCATGGGCGGTGGTCTTATCGTCCAGATTTTATCTGCCGATCCGGGCAAGTTGGCGGGAGTGACCCGCTTGGTCTTGCAGCCGAATGTGGGAGAGGCTCATGTCAGGGTCTGGCTGCGCCGAGAAGGCTGGAATCTGCTGGAGGAAGCCTTGCTCGAGGAAGACGGCAAGCTGTATGAGGTGCTGCTGGCCGAACGGGCAGGCAGCGAGGAAGAGGCCGTACAGCATGATCGCCGCTTGTATGCTCCTCGCGAGTTGAATGCACAGGTGACGTTGACCGAGGAATGGCTGGTGCAGCTCGGCCCGATGCTGTCGGCTGCGCCAACGCCGGAATTCATGAAGAAGTGGCAGCTGGAAGTTCGCAAGAGAGCGCGCATTCTGCGCACGATGGAGCAGGCTGCGACGGAAGAAGCCAGACAGCGCCGCGCGATGTTCGCGGACAGCCTGGCACAATTGGAGGCGATATTGGCATGTATGCACACGCGCAAACCGTAA
- a CDS encoding Nif3-like dinuclear metal center hexameric protein, producing the protein MYAHAQTVIQWMEQLAPKSMAVPDDRIGLQLGTLNKKVSRVLVALDVTEEVVDEAIRLEAELIIAHHAIIYRPLPHLQTDTPAGKVMEKLIKHDIAVYISHTNYDVAPGGMNDLMAERLQLTGVEVLEKLHHEPLQKLVVFVPVSHADSVRMAILDAGAGHIGAYSYCSFSQPGTGTFQPQEGTNPFIGESGKLESVEEVRIETIVPKSRRSRVLQAMFKAHPYEEAAYDLYPVDLEGTAYGLGRVGKLPGPMTLEAFAEQVKKAFGVPHVRVVGSPEREVKKIAVLGGSGSRYVRHALFHGADVLVTGDIDYHTAHDAQAAGLAIIDPGHNAEKMMKEDVASRLQRAADKQGLKTVFHASSVNTEPFQFM; encoded by the coding sequence ATGTATGCACACGCGCAAACCGTAATTCAGTGGATGGAGCAGCTCGCTCCCAAATCGATGGCGGTACCCGATGACCGCATCGGCCTGCAATTGGGCACGTTGAACAAAAAGGTGTCCCGAGTGCTTGTCGCCTTGGACGTGACCGAAGAGGTCGTCGATGAAGCGATTCGGCTGGAGGCGGAGCTCATTATTGCCCATCACGCCATTATTTATCGGCCGCTGCCTCATTTGCAGACCGACACACCGGCCGGCAAGGTGATGGAGAAGCTGATCAAGCATGATATCGCGGTCTACATTTCTCATACGAACTATGATGTTGCACCGGGCGGGATGAACGATCTGATGGCAGAACGGCTCCAACTGACCGGGGTGGAGGTGCTGGAGAAGCTGCACCACGAGCCGCTGCAGAAGCTGGTCGTCTTCGTGCCGGTAAGCCATGCGGATTCGGTGCGGATGGCGATCCTGGATGCCGGGGCCGGTCATATCGGGGCATACAGCTATTGCAGCTTCTCGCAGCCGGGGACTGGAACGTTCCAGCCTCAGGAGGGAACCAATCCGTTCATTGGCGAATCCGGGAAGCTGGAGTCCGTCGAGGAAGTGCGCATCGAGACGATCGTACCGAAGTCGCGGCGCAGCCGGGTGCTGCAAGCGATGTTCAAGGCCCATCCTTATGAGGAAGCGGCCTACGATCTGTATCCGGTCGATCTGGAAGGGACGGCATATGGCCTTGGCCGGGTTGGCAAGCTGCCGGGTCCTATGACGCTGGAAGCCTTTGCCGAGCAGGTGAAAAAGGCTTTCGGCGTACCGCATGTGCGCGTCGTAGGAAGCCCGGAACGCGAAGTGAAGAAGATCGCCGTGCTGGGCGGCTCCGGTTCCCGCTATGTGCGGCATGCGCTCTTCCATGGCGCCGATGTCCTCGTCACGGGCGATATCGACTATCATACGGCCCATGATGCGCAGGCTGCGGGCCTGGCCATCATCGATCCGGGGCATAACGCCGAGAAGATGATGAAGGAGGATGTCGCTTCGCGCCTGCAGCGGGCCGCTGACAAGCAAGGCTTGAAGACGGTCTTTCATGCTTCATCCGTAAATACCGAACCGTTTCAATTTATGTAA
- a CDS encoding S8 family peptidase: MLKPRHWVGIAALGTAILAIPLLWSTNRAPVENGRTAAMQEIHIKNKVLQQDMHFTERLFTMDARRDIDAALEEWHGQTPKQMSTLSEEFIQAHPHFIYMKWMDFGKGTDWVKGELPKDTARTGHQKLMEQLKIAESSVKKQQSYVSPQLTIQGKHHIVMGIPAPGKNHAIVALVNQHVVQTVRKLQQKNLRLVPYPPESKFRVKSVDSDSMRDVKVKDGEDNAGTSHYYENEVVVRFRDEPTADALQRMTRETGSEQPRKHKLGATYVFRSHQMTAEQMTQYFAQYNPLYVEPHFLYMTNGKSRPTSVLPMVGNEPAGVAVEEPNDILYKPYQWNLPSIQTNRGWSISKGADNVIIGVVDTGVDMKHHDLKGRLLDGHNVFDPGSPPQDDVGHGTHVAGIIGANVNNREGVAGMTWVNPILPVKALDSTGSGTTYSVAEGIIWATDNGAKVINLSLGNYVDGAFLHDAVKYAFERDVVLIAATGNDNTKRPGYPAAYPEVFAVSATDADDKRASYSNYGNYVDVVAPGTSIASTYPNNQYAALSGTSMASPHVTALAALIRSINPGLKNTEVYEIMRQSATDLGTPGKDIDFGYGKIDVARALSMAEQGNSSLSLYPQNIERKLNRFISRFIGM; this comes from the coding sequence ATGTTGAAACCCCGCCATTGGGTAGGCATTGCCGCTCTGGGAACGGCAATTCTGGCCATTCCCTTACTCTGGTCCACGAACCGTGCTCCGGTTGAGAACGGACGTACGGCCGCGATGCAGGAAATTCATATTAAAAATAAGGTTCTTCAACAGGATATGCACTTTACGGAGCGCTTGTTCACCATGGACGCCCGCCGAGATATCGATGCGGCGCTCGAAGAGTGGCATGGGCAGACGCCGAAGCAGATGAGTACGCTCTCCGAGGAATTTATCCAAGCGCACCCCCATTTCATTTATATGAAATGGATGGATTTCGGCAAGGGGACGGATTGGGTCAAAGGAGAGCTGCCGAAGGATACGGCCCGGACTGGCCATCAAAAACTGATGGAGCAGTTGAAAATCGCGGAATCGTCCGTTAAAAAGCAGCAATCGTACGTATCCCCGCAGCTGACCATCCAAGGCAAGCATCATATCGTCATGGGGATACCGGCCCCCGGCAAGAACCATGCCATCGTGGCCCTCGTCAATCAGCATGTCGTTCAGACCGTGCGCAAGCTTCAGCAGAAAAATTTGCGACTCGTCCCTTATCCGCCCGAGTCCAAGTTCCGCGTCAAATCCGTGGATTCGGATTCGATGCGGGATGTGAAGGTGAAGGATGGGGAAGACAATGCCGGCACAAGCCATTACTATGAGAACGAAGTCGTGGTGCGGTTCCGGGATGAGCCGACAGCGGATGCGTTGCAGCGAATGACGCGGGAGACCGGAAGCGAACAGCCGCGCAAACACAAGCTGGGCGCTACCTATGTGTTCCGGTCCCATCAGATGACGGCGGAACAAATGACCCAATATTTCGCCCAGTACAATCCGCTGTATGTCGAGCCTCATTTTCTGTACATGACGAATGGCAAGTCTCGCCCTACAAGCGTATTGCCGATGGTTGGGAATGAGCCGGCCGGCGTGGCCGTCGAAGAGCCGAACGACATCTTATACAAGCCCTATCAATGGAACTTGCCCAGCATTCAGACGAACCGGGGCTGGTCCATCAGCAAAGGAGCCGACAATGTCATTATCGGGGTCGTCGACACCGGGGTCGACATGAAGCACCATGATCTGAAGGGCCGGCTGCTGGACGGCCATAATGTGTTCGATCCGGGTTCTCCGCCCCAGGACGATGTCGGCCATGGCACCCATGTGGCCGGCATTATCGGAGCCAATGTGAACAATCGGGAAGGCGTAGCCGGCATGACCTGGGTGAATCCGATTTTACCGGTCAAGGCGCTGGACAGCACCGGCTCGGGAACGACCTATTCCGTCGCGGAAGGGATTATTTGGGCCACCGATAATGGGGCCAAAGTCATCAACCTGAGCCTCGGCAACTATGTAGATGGGGCATTCCTCCATGATGCCGTCAAATACGCGTTCGAGCGCGATGTCGTTCTCATCGCCGCTACAGGCAATGACAATACGAAGCGCCCTGGCTACCCGGCCGCTTATCCCGAAGTATTCGCGGTCTCTGCGACCGACGCCGATGACAAGCGCGCCTCCTATTCCAATTACGGCAATTACGTCGATGTCGTGGCGCCCGGCACCTCAATCGCCAGCACCTACCCGAACAATCAATATGCCGCCTTGTCAGGCACATCCATGGCATCTCCGCATGTGACGGCGCTTGCGGCACTTATCCGTTCGATCAACCCGGGGCTCAAAAATACTGAGGTGTACGAGATCATGCGCCAGAGCGCTACGGATCTGGGCACGCCGGGCAAGGACATCGACTTCGGCTATGGCAAAATCGACGTCGCCCGCGCGTTGAGCATGGCGGAACAGGGCAACTCCTCCCTGTCTCTGTACCCGCAGAACATTGAGCGGAAGCTGAACCGCTTCATCTCCCGCTTCATCGGTATGTAA
- a CDS encoding DUF3907 family protein produces the protein MSASTVRQQCELARGHVAQAADKLEQFLNGHTLAQLAGEQTDDETLAFYKGILADFRHLLVFSEVSYERLGVALRRANFEQPFAEKALYELYHHCVHAFFNPKHEAYTEDGRYAYTGREAIRFRITPERGVKRLVQELSRLFEELREELSYYESDYMSERRMQLTQ, from the coding sequence ATGTCAGCATCCACAGTAAGACAGCAATGCGAGTTGGCCCGGGGCCATGTGGCACAAGCAGCAGACAAACTAGAGCAGTTTTTGAACGGGCATACGCTGGCCCAATTGGCAGGCGAGCAGACAGATGATGAAACGTTGGCTTTTTACAAAGGAATACTGGCAGATTTCCGGCACTTGCTCGTTTTTTCCGAAGTCAGTTATGAACGGCTCGGCGTAGCGCTGCGGCGGGCGAATTTCGAGCAGCCGTTTGCGGAGAAAGCGCTGTATGAGCTGTATCATCATTGCGTGCATGCCTTCTTCAATCCGAAGCATGAAGCGTATACCGAGGATGGACGGTATGCGTATACCGGCCGGGAAGCGATACGCTTCCGCATAACCCCCGAGCGCGGGGTGAAGCGCTTGGTTCAGGAATTGTCCCGGCTGTTCGAAGAGCTGCGGGAGGAGCTAAGCTATTACGAAAGCGATTATATGTCAGAGCGGAGAATGCAGCTTACCCAATGA
- a CDS encoding DUF1540 domain-containing protein, giving the protein MSDKPLVNCSVSNCKFWGDYRCQASEIMIEIDKHASANLKSEFAEEYGRHKDTASKSSVTCCQTFEPK; this is encoded by the coding sequence ATGAGTGATAAGCCATTGGTGAATTGCAGTGTATCCAACTGCAAGTTCTGGGGCGACTACCGCTGTCAAGCCAGCGAGATTATGATTGAAATCGATAAGCACGCATCCGCGAATTTGAAGTCGGAATTCGCTGAAGAGTATGGCCGCCACAAAGATACAGCTTCCAAATCATCCGTAACCTGCTGCCAAACGTTTGAACCGAAATAA
- a CDS encoding cysteine desulfurase family protein produces the protein MLYFDHSASTPPHPDVIRTMTEVMEQIYANPSSIHEMGGQAEQLVRRAREVVAGALNASPNDVIFTSGATESNNLAIVGTVRALAGGRPRHIITSAIEHASVYECFRELEQEGLSVTYLPVDEHGRIRPEELEAAIRPETALISLMHVNNETGSVQPLAEAGRIVRAHPGIVFHVDGVQGLGKLPVDLEGWGVHLYSLSGHKIRGPKGVGALVRRGQAPLKPLFAGGAQEHRLRPGTVNVPGVIALSKAVRLAVEEQQANYERWSELRGLLIRRLEELEPLVLNSPPLPLAAPHIVNLSFPGMKSEVVVHALEELGIILSTQSACSSKLHQPSRVLMAMTNDTARAASGLRISMGAETDAASIERLSDALAEVTKRLAPMRTSRR, from the coding sequence ATGCTATATTTTGATCATAGCGCCTCCACGCCTCCGCATCCGGACGTCATTCGGACGATGACAGAAGTGATGGAGCAAATATATGCGAATCCCTCTTCGATTCATGAAATGGGAGGCCAGGCGGAGCAGTTGGTCCGGCGGGCGCGGGAAGTCGTGGCCGGCGCGTTGAACGCGTCTCCGAACGATGTCATTTTCACGTCCGGAGCGACCGAGAGCAACAACCTGGCCATTGTGGGAACGGTTCGGGCTCTTGCCGGAGGCCGTCCGCGGCATATTATTACGTCGGCGATCGAGCATGCCTCTGTCTACGAATGCTTCCGGGAGCTGGAGCAGGAGGGCTTATCCGTCACGTATTTGCCCGTAGATGAGCATGGGCGCATCCGTCCCGAGGAGCTGGAAGCGGCCATACGGCCGGAGACGGCGCTCATTTCGCTGATGCATGTCAATAATGAGACCGGATCGGTTCAGCCTCTTGCCGAGGCAGGCCGCATCGTGCGCGCGCATCCGGGTATCGTGTTCCACGTGGACGGCGTGCAGGGCCTGGGCAAGCTGCCGGTCGATCTGGAAGGATGGGGCGTGCATCTGTACAGCCTCTCCGGGCATAAAATCCGAGGCCCAAAAGGAGTGGGCGCCTTGGTGCGGCGGGGACAAGCTCCGTTGAAGCCGTTGTTCGCCGGAGGAGCGCAGGAGCACCGTCTCCGGCCGGGAACTGTCAATGTGCCTGGCGTGATCGCACTGTCTAAGGCGGTCCGTCTCGCCGTCGAAGAGCAGCAGGCGAATTACGAGCGCTGGTCTGAGCTGCGCGGGCTGCTGATCCGTCGGTTGGAGGAATTGGAGCCGCTTGTGTTGAACAGTCCGCCGCTCCCTCTTGCCGCACCGCATATCGTCAATCTGTCGTTCCCCGGGATGAAGTCCGAAGTGGTCGTGCATGCGCTTGAAGAACTGGGGATTATCCTGTCCACCCAATCGGCATGCTCCTCCAAGCTGCACCAGCCGAGCAGGGTGCTGATGGCGATGACGAATGATACGGCACGCGCCGCCAGCGGGCTTCGCATCAGCATGGGCGCCGAGACCGATGCGGCAAGCATCGAGCGTCTGTCCGACGCATTGGCTGAAGTGACGAAGCGGCTGGCTCCCATGCGGACAAGCCGAAGATAA
- the thiI gene encoding tRNA uracil 4-sulfurtransferase ThiI, translating to MNYDMILLRYGELAIKGKNRGRFEKAAYQHVKFVLAPFPQAKIIRVYGRMYVELNGEPIDEVVGALRRVFGIVSLSPVKRAPSELEPIVETALQLMAEMNPGENTTFKVTARRAWKAFPHGSQEMNHLVGAPILRQYPQLTVDVRKPDIELHVEVREEGTYLFNEVIPGAGGFPLASNGRAMLLLSGGIDSPVAGYQALRKGLEIEAIHFHSYPFTSERAKQKVLDLAQVLANYAGRIRVHLVPFTEIQTRLHQDAPDNLMITLMRRAMMRISTRLAEQRKAGALISGDSLGQVASQTLGSMNVIGRVTDLPLLRPLVTMDKNEIIRIAEQIGTYDLSILPYEDCCTLFVPKSPSTNPNLRVVEYAEHSMKDYEALLEAAVAQTESLVLRAGGNPDTAIVLSGPERQDASVTEVSGKPDDQPARKDDWF from the coding sequence ATGAATTACGATATGATACTTCTCCGATACGGGGAATTGGCCATCAAAGGAAAGAACCGCGGCAGATTTGAAAAAGCCGCCTACCAGCATGTCAAGTTCGTGTTGGCACCATTCCCGCAGGCCAAAATTATCCGGGTATACGGCCGGATGTACGTGGAATTGAACGGAGAGCCTATAGATGAGGTGGTTGGCGCCTTGCGCCGGGTGTTCGGCATCGTGTCGCTCAGCCCGGTGAAGCGGGCTCCTTCGGAGCTGGAACCGATTGTGGAGACGGCGCTGCAGCTCATGGCCGAGATGAATCCGGGGGAGAATACGACCTTCAAGGTCACGGCCCGGAGAGCCTGGAAAGCCTTCCCGCACGGATCGCAGGAAATGAATCATCTAGTCGGCGCCCCGATTCTGCGACAATACCCGCAGCTCACCGTCGATGTCCGCAAGCCCGATATCGAGCTGCATGTAGAGGTGCGCGAAGAAGGGACCTATCTGTTCAACGAGGTTATTCCGGGGGCGGGCGGCTTCCCGCTGGCATCCAACGGGCGGGCCATGCTGCTGCTGTCCGGCGGTATCGACAGCCCTGTTGCCGGGTATCAGGCGCTGCGCAAAGGCTTGGAAATCGAGGCGATTCATTTCCACAGCTATCCGTTCACGAGCGAACGGGCCAAGCAGAAGGTACTGGATCTGGCGCAGGTGCTTGCCAACTATGCCGGGCGGATACGGGTGCACCTCGTCCCGTTCACCGAGATTCAGACCCGGCTGCATCAGGATGCGCCGGACAACTTGATGATTACGCTGATGCGGCGGGCGATGATGCGCATCTCGACCCGGTTGGCCGAACAGCGCAAAGCCGGGGCGCTTATCTCGGGGGACAGTCTCGGGCAAGTGGCGAGCCAGACGCTCGGAAGCATGAATGTCATCGGTCGCGTTACCGATCTGCCGCTGCTGCGCCCGCTTGTCACGATGGACAAAAATGAAATTATCCGGATTGCGGAGCAGATCGGAACGTATGACCTGTCCATTCTGCCGTACGAGGATTGCTGCACCTTGTTCGTGCCGAAATCGCCCTCGACCAATCCGAATCTGCGTGTCGTCGAATATGCCGAGCATTCCATGAAGGACTATGAAGCGCTCCTGGAAGCGGCAGTGGCTCAGACAGAGTCCCTCGTCCTGCGGGCCGGCGGAAATCCTGATACTGCAATAGTCCTGTCCGGACCGGAACGGCAAGATGCATCTGTAACAGAAGTATCCGGCAAGCCGGACGACCAGCCTGCCCGGAAGGATGACTGGTTCTAA
- a CDS encoding TerC family protein, with protein sequence MNSIWMIGEILLINIVLSGDNAVVIAMASRHLPGHYQRQAVWWGVGGAVLMRCVLTVVAVTLLRIPLLQAAGGAMLFAIAVQLTASPRQEPDEMKEAGSLWTAIRTILIADFVMSLDNVLAIAAIAKGRMEFVIIGIALSIPLIVWGSTIISRWLERLPQLMYAGAGILAYTAGEMIASDTQIVAWIDRSGLHLEGSLPWVMAGLALLLSVFFRVRGKIGTE encoded by the coding sequence ATGAACTCGATCTGGATGATAGGGGAAATACTGCTGATCAATATCGTGCTGAGCGGTGACAATGCGGTTGTTATCGCCATGGCTTCCCGCCATCTTCCCGGCCATTACCAACGTCAAGCGGTATGGTGGGGCGTAGGGGGCGCCGTGCTTATGCGCTGCGTGCTTACCGTTGTGGCCGTCACACTGCTGCGAATCCCGCTGCTCCAAGCGGCGGGCGGAGCGATGCTCTTCGCCATCGCCGTTCAACTGACCGCCTCGCCCCGGCAAGAGCCGGATGAGATGAAAGAGGCCGGCTCCTTATGGACGGCGATCCGCACCATTCTAATCGCGGATTTCGTAATGAGTCTGGATAACGTGCTGGCGATCGCGGCCATTGCGAAGGGGCGAATGGAGTTTGTAATTATCGGCATTGCGCTCAGTATTCCGCTTATCGTATGGGGCAGCACGATCATCAGCCGCTGGCTGGAACGGCTGCCGCAGCTCATGTATGCGGGAGCGGGAATTCTTGCTTACACCGCTGGTGAGATGATTGCGTCCGATACGCAGATCGTCGCCTGGATAGACCGGTCGGGCCTTCATTTGGAAGGAAGTCTCCCTTGGGTAATGGCCGGACTGGCATTGCTTCTCAGTGTATTTTTTCGCGTCAGGGGCAAGATCGGAACAGAATAA
- a CDS encoding glutamate synthase has protein sequence MGKNQQVIGIVILAAGLFILLGKWGVFAFIGGNLWPLIMFLVGLGAYGLVRARIAPPITMVPAGMLTVYGVLFMLTQWISASLFVWLWPLLLIGVGVGLYGYYVEDPLHPRQAWLGSLMFGGAGIGIFILMLMITISLYMIAIALIVVGAALVFGRLGRRY, from the coding sequence ATGGGCAAAAATCAACAAGTGATCGGCATCGTTATCCTCGCTGCAGGCTTATTTATATTGTTGGGCAAATGGGGAGTCTTTGCTTTTATCGGCGGCAACTTGTGGCCGCTCATCATGTTCCTTGTCGGCTTGGGCGCGTACGGCCTCGTCCGGGCGAGAATTGCCCCGCCCATTACGATGGTGCCTGCCGGCATGCTGACCGTCTACGGCGTGCTGTTCATGCTGACGCAGTGGATTAGCGCCAGTCTGTTCGTATGGCTGTGGCCTCTGCTTCTGATTGGGGTCGGGGTAGGGCTGTACGGCTATTATGTGGAAGATCCGCTTCACCCGCGCCAAGCATGGCTCGGCTCGCTAATGTTCGGCGGGGCAGGGATCGGCATTTTTATCCTGATGCTCATGATTACAATCAGCCTCTACATGATTGCGATTGCGCTCATCGTGGTTGGAGCCGCTCTCGTGTTCGGCCGCTTAGGCCGTAGATATTAA